The genomic interval GACcttcttacattacgatacttACAGACACTAGTATCCTACGCGAGTCTCAAAGATGAGACGCTGAGGAGTATCTCACATACATTTGTATGGTGATTCGCACACTTCGCTACCAGTATCCTACGCGTCTGCTACAAGTCTCGCGATACCCACCTTGTCGTCGCCCGCGCGTATCTCGGCAAAATGGCAGCGGATCAGCAGTTTGACATTGAAGTTCAAGaagaattctttgtttttagtAGCATACTGCATAATGTACGAAACTCAAGAAGCGAACATGTATTCTACTGGCATGCGACTGCGGTATCATCTCTTGCGAGTATCCCAATGTATGAAGGGTCTTAATATTTATAAGAAATTGGAAGGAAGACGCGCGGACGTGTCCTTATCTAGAGCGGGTGCCGAGTGTGGCATCACACCCGCTGCCCGCCCCGCAGAACCACCagaattccaaatccctgccaggaatcgaacccgggacgtcccactaataagaccacagcgcttaccactgcgccagagaggtcgccGTTGTAAAGATTGAATGATAACTCACAGCTTTTAAGTTGAATCCTTGTCGTATTTCGCTCATTAGATTGCTTCTGTTGTCTTCATTCACTGACGCCTTGGGGCCCACTTCAACATGCTGAAGGAAGATaaaacattataaatggtgaACTTTAGTTTACTAATACTAACTTTAGttttatggaaccctaaaaagtagctcatgtcACTCTCAAGGTATTAAGCTATACCCATccgcgtgcacagggtttgggCACCTGGTAAAAGAGggttcactcttgacttgaaggtacccatattaaaagtggaggggaaaactgacgcCGGAAGGGCTTTCCATATCCTGGCGGTTCGAATTAACAACGAGGAGGCAAttcgcttcgtacgtgtccaTGGAATTTCAGAACTCACCTTCAAGTTCTTGTTTCCTCCCCGGATGCTATCCATGAGCGCGCTGTGCGCGTCGGCGGGCACGGCCGCGTCCACGGGCATcggcggcggtggcggcggcgcgggTGGCGCGGGGCCGGACTGCGGCGGCGGCGGAGGTGGGGGAGGCGCCGAGGGGGGCGGTGGAGGCGGCACCGACGGCGGCGCGCTCGACGGGGCTGCAAGGGTACACCAGTTCTATCAGTGTGATACTACATTCTTTTCTattttggtccttcgagccggatcaatgtaaaattaatttaaaattgatttGTAAAATTTAGTTCCTTTTGTATCGAATAGGGTTATTGAACACGAGACAGCTTGATCCGAAATCCATGCCGACGAAGCTATGGCTgtatagtttgtttgtttgagcTTATTCGTGCGTGTGGCGTTTAGTCTCGCCCAACTACGACGAAGCACACAAATACGTTAACGCTTTTGCTTTGACTATGACTCTAGGAAATTGATCCTTCGAGCCGGATACATAGAAGTGATATACATACGTTGGTGCGGCCTGGGCGGCGGCGGGTTGCGCGGTGTGCTGAGCGCGGCGGGGGGCGGCGGAGGAGGTGGCACGGCACGCGCGGGCGGCGGGGGCGGCGCGCGGGACGCTGGATATCACATGACCATCAATGAATACCATTTTTAATATAGGAATAAAATGCGTTTCAATTGGATTATTGGACTTGTAAATAAACAAACTTCCTTAGCatattgattttaataattaaactgCAATAGTAACACTACGATGGGCGATGGAGTGCAACACACAACCCAAATCTAAGACAGTAAAGTACTGCCTTCAACCCGATTACCTACCAGAACAACTACCTACTAACAAGATTTCAGGAATTGTCTCAAAAATGATTTACAGTGCTGGTAAAAATTCTATGTGGCCGGCCAATGAGCGATCCGCTCCGCCCACGTCCGACAATCGGTGACCGATTTTTTGTCGGGAAAAAACATACAGATTGCAATAATAAAACGCACTGACTTTTTGTAGGACGTGTGCGCTTCAATATTGCAATCTTGTATCACTTTTTgccgacaaaaaaaaaacagtcttCAACTGTCGGACGTGTGCGGAGCGCCCAATATAAGTACGCGTGCGGCCGACGGCGACTCGTCCTTCGGCGTCTGAACATTTTAAAATGGCGTCCATTAATATGGAAGCGAACGCAATTTTTAAGAACCAAAGCGATTAATTCCGGCAAATAGAGCTGTCAAACAATATTCCGTCAAAGAAATCTAGATTTTCCGTTGCACAGCCATTTATTTTAAGACGGAGCTGAGGTGCTAGCGTACGCAACTGTATGCCAGAACGAACTGCATACGTATGGCAAAACTATTATAAGTTCCGTAAATTGCtatagcgctggaaccatgtctcattgctgttgtgctgacgtcactaaaatggcggccacgcgcattagcaattaccGGGACTTATAACTCACGTGGTGCAGGCGGGTGCGGCGCGCGGGACGGcacgggcggcgcgggcggcggcggcggcatgGCTGCTCGTGGCGACTCTGCAATGGTAAAatgtgtgagtcggactcgcacacgaagggttccgtacaagaaataacacaatAAAGGCTGAACTGACACGAAACGAAAGGATCATACTGATGTCACTGCAACAAAAAGTAACTTGCAACGTCTAAACTAGATGTCGCCACAGGTATCTTCAATGGAGCCTGAATCGTGCAAACGAAGTTTTCACTGTAGAACACTATCCATTTATACAAGTTCCAAGGTACAAACGGCCCAGCCATTAGCTTgcatggctggagtgaagacttcggcgggaaGAGGCTCGACGAACAGACGGAAACGTAAAcacggaaaccagcccagagagaagaGAAGCTTAGACGAAAATCTTCTTAGTGCGCACAAATCGAGCACAAATTCTTCCATACAAGCCTCACCTTTAGTCTTGGGCGTGTCGTGCAGCTCCTCTTTGACGGCGTCCATGCCGCCATTTTTGTTGATGAAGTCGTATATGAACTGGCGCGTCGCGTGGTCCTTGAGCTGCGTGTCCGTTATGCCGGCCTTGCTGAAGAACCAACGCATTTCCTCCTCCGGTATATCCACGTCGAAACCTGACAAAATATACACAAAAGGGTATTAAAGACTGAAACCTATGTATATAATatgacggacaacatcagacgagtcgcagggtgtcgctggattcaggcggcgcaagaccgtggcgtgtggaagtccctgcaagggacctatgtccagcagtggacgtctatcggttgatgatgatgataatgataacattACTTTGTCATATTACGTTTCATATGTTTCAATTAATTATATATCTTTCTTGTTGGCATGTTTGATACattgaaatcaattttattttagcttAGGTACCTTTAGTCTCGTCCCATCCCACGTGCGACACATGCTTGAAGTCCAGCGGCATGCCGATATCGGCTTTGGTCAGTTTTCGCGCCTTGGGCTTTTTACTCGAACTCTTCAGTGTGTAATCTGTAAGAAACACAAAAGAAATACATTTTTGggcatttaaatttttcttataTGTGAGTGAGTGCAATCCGATAAGCGCACTGtggttttattataaaaccTGATCATCGGATTTTATCGGATTGGACAAGCAGgatctatttattttagttgtgtTCGGTCCTAACTATGTACTATCTGTAATTTAACCACTATCACaccaaaaaagctgtgatagcctagtggtcaggacgtccgccttctaatcggaggtcgggggttcgatcccgggcacgcacctctaacttttcggagttatgtgcgtttaacgtaattaaatatcacttgctttaacggtgaagggaaacatcgtgaggaaacctgcatgcctgagagttgtccataatgttctcaaaggtgtgtgaagtctagaaatccgcacatggccagcgtggtagactatggccaaaaacccttctcactctgagaggagatccgtgctctgtaatgagccggcgataggttgatcgtgatgatgatgatgatttatttaaaGGCTTCACGGGTTGAGGCATGGAGCAGCTATCTTCGCTATTGGCTATCGGTACACTCATAGGTGTTGAACGCAAGCCGTGCGGTGACGCTGTCTCTCTTCTctgttatcactacccatattataaaagcgaaagtgtctttgtttgttggtttgtccttcaatcacgccgcaacggagcaacgggtccacgtgattttttgcatggatatagttaaagacctggagagtgacataggctacgtttatcccggaaacttaaagagttcccacgggatttttaaataccaaaatccacgcgtacgaagtcgcaggcatcagcttaTAGCTTATAATGGTACTCACTGGAGAGCGTGTTGGCTTTGTTGGGCTGCGTGGGCAGCGTGGGCGCAGGCATGGGCGCGGGCGTCGTGGGCGCAGGCGGCGGCGTGACGCCGTTGAGCCGCGGCGTGTTGGACGCGTTGGAGCCGTGCGATGACACGCTGTTGGTCCGTGCGGACAACATCGAACGCTGTCTTCTCTCTGTTCAATAAAACAATTAGTGTAAACTatatcataagaaagctcagagtcactcagcgggcgatggagagagctatgcttggagtttcttaacttgatcaaatcagaaatgaggagatccgtaggagaactagagaaaccgacatagctcaacgggttgcgaatctgaaatggcaatgggcagtgcacatagttcgtaaaaccgatagacgttggggtcccaaggtgctggaatggcgccctcgcatcggaagacgcagcgttggaaaacccccactaggtggacggacgacatcagacgagttgcagggagccgctggattcaggaagtgtggaagttcctacaagagacctatgtacagCTGTGACCgactatcagttgatgatgatgatgatttccaGTATTGTATCGTAAATTATTACTAGGTGTTAAGACTTCGCCTTCCATCGGGATCTACTTCTTTTGATGTTCTATAAAacacttaataattttaagcaAGACAAGTTTTGCAAGGTAAAACCTGGTAGGCACCCTTTTGAAGGGAAaaagtgtatttattttgttattatttgatATGTTTCTTAAAAAGTTTAGTTGGTTAAATGAGGACCAAACTATGTTATGTACTGAAATGAGTTAGGGTCATTTCCCTTaactattttcaattaaaaaaatcctgattcAATCATTATGATACATGTAGTTATGCCATACATTATTATTCCTACAGATATATACAAACATTTATGTAAATTATAGCGATTTATATACGAAGCAGGTCGTCCATATATTACTCACACGTCATTGATTCGATTTCATTTCGCGTTCGCGGTTATTTTTGATGACATAACGAGAAAAACACGTGCACTCTTAGATCGAGTTTGCACATCTCGACAGTGGTAACAAATTTCGAGAACCGAATAATACTGTCAAACCTAACCAGCCTAAACACCCTGGTTTTAAAGTCGAATAGGCTATGTGATGGGTAGCAATGTTGGGCGCAGGGTAACTCGGTACCCCGGTGGTTAACTTCTAGCCGAGATTTGACCGGCTAGAGCTGCCATCATCGCCTATCAACGCTGTCGAGATATGAAAACTCGAATTAGGCCTACCGTGGTGgcgtttgttttaaatatctGCAAATAAACACTATGCTCGGCACACGTAGGTATTGTTTGCACACGCCGTATTATGCCATCTTTAGCAATCGATTAGCTATATCTACAGGATATTTTTAACATGCGAGCATGTTTTGGGTGATTTTGCCTGGTTAAtataatactttttaaattttacgcatAGTGCATACAGCCCGAATGGAGTGGAGGCGAGTCTTTTTGACAGCAACTTGAACTGAGCTTTTTGTACTTAAATAT from Maniola hyperantus chromosome 4, iAphHyp1.2, whole genome shotgun sequence carries:
- the LOC117996996 gene encoding actin nucleation-promoting factor WASL-like, whose translation is MPRGENRPSVLLSRDENDQVFSLIGPKCQSLATAVVQLFTTEGPGHSEWKKKDTGVLCLIKDNSKRSYFFRIYCLYRKSMIWEHEVYLQIEYKSPRPYLHTFEAEEYMTAFNFANEDEARVLRDILNEKIQLRKRRREERRQRSMLSARTNSVSSHGSNASNTPRLNGVTPPPAPTTPAPMPAPTLPTQPNKANTLSNYTLKSSSKKPKARKLTKADIGMPLDFKHVSHVGWDETKGFDVDIPEEEMRWFFSKAGITDTQLKDHATRQFIYDFINKNGGMDAVKEELHDTPKTKESPRAAMPPPPPAPPVPSRAPHPPAPPSRAPPPPPARAVPPPPPPPAALSTPRNPPPPRPHQPPSSAPPSVPPPPPPSAPPPPPPPPQSGPAPPAPPPPPPMPVDAAVPADAHSALMDSIRGGNKNLKHVEVGPKASVNEDNRSNLMSEIRQGFNLKAVRRSDSKTEEKSSSGSEPSGLAGALARALEERKRAIHSSDSEDSDDDSTSDGEWD